A stretch of Myroides oncorhynchi DNA encodes these proteins:
- a CDS encoding transposase, which translates to MIFKLGNIKEHAKDYLLFPENIGPKLSIDETALSKGELYTIITNKYSRGKKGSIVAIFSGTKVEPIIEKLLTISSKTRSKVKEITLDMANSMKKIVTKCFVNATQVTDRFHVQKLVNEALQDIRIQERWNASDIENNLILQAKKEGKQFIPIEFDNGDTAKQLLIRSRYLLTMDPSKWTTNQIQRADILFNQYPLIKQAYNVAQHLRIIYNTTTVKEVAYTKLAHWYNDVMKINLKQFGTVINTMQINYKTILNYFDNRSTNASAESFNAKIKAFRAQFRGVRDIDFFLLSY; encoded by the coding sequence ACATAGGACCTAAACTATCAATAGACGAAACAGCTTTGTCAAAAGGTGAGCTCTATACAATTATTACAAACAAGTATAGTAGAGGAAAGAAAGGGAGTATAGTAGCCATTTTTTCTGGCACTAAAGTAGAGCCTATTATAGAAAAGCTCCTTACAATCTCCTCTAAGACAAGATCTAAAGTTAAGGAGATAACACTTGATATGGCAAATTCTATGAAAAAAATTGTTACGAAGTGCTTTGTTAATGCCACACAAGTAACAGATCGTTTTCATGTACAGAAACTAGTAAATGAAGCATTACAAGATATTAGAATACAAGAACGTTGGAATGCTTCAGATATTGAAAACAACTTAATCCTACAAGCTAAAAAAGAAGGTAAACAATTTATTCCAATAGAGTTTGATAATGGAGATACAGCTAAGCAACTACTTATAAGGAGTAGATATCTACTAACTATGGATCCAAGTAAATGGACCACTAATCAAATACAAAGAGCAGATATATTATTTAATCAATATCCTTTGATTAAACAAGCTTATAATGTAGCGCAACACTTAAGAATAATATATAACACAACCACAGTAAAAGAAGTAGCTTATACTAAACTGGCTCATTGGTACAATGATGTTATGAAGATTAATTTAAAACAATTCGGCACTGTTATCAATACAATGCAAATCAATTATAAAACAATTCTTAACTATTTTGATAATAGAAGTACCAATGCCTCTGCTGAATCTTTTAATGCCAAAATTAAAGCATTCAGAGCTCAGTTTAGAGGTGTAAGAGATATTGATTTCTTTTTATTGAGTTATTAA
- a CDS encoding IS1595 family transposase codes for MEIFKGQNILNLVKELPDDESCKAYLSKIKWSNGFTCVKCGHKKGCLKSNHSYYCYNCEHVESSTANTLFHKVKFGLHKAFMIVFEMTTSTKSISSIQMGKRYGISQPTAWGFMHKVRLAMQSSEQSPMTETVHVDEFVVGGYEQGKPGRSYDTKKAKAVIAVELNTERKVKRAYVKCIDDYSAKSLTTIFEQHISEDANVVTDKWRGYNPLKKKYNITQKESDKGANFKELHVIIHQLKSWIRTVPSHINKKYIQAYFNEFVYRLNRSLFKETIFHNTIVKMVKAKPTTLNMISGN; via the coding sequence ATGGAAATTTTTAAGGGTCAAAACATTCTTAACTTAGTAAAAGAACTACCAGATGACGAATCTTGTAAAGCTTATCTAAGTAAAATAAAGTGGTCAAACGGTTTTACTTGTGTAAAATGTGGACACAAAAAAGGTTGCTTAAAATCTAATCATTCATACTATTGCTATAACTGTGAGCATGTTGAAAGCTCAACAGCTAATACCTTATTTCACAAAGTCAAATTTGGTTTACATAAAGCATTTATGATTGTGTTTGAAATGACAACTTCTACCAAAAGCATATCTAGTATTCAAATGGGTAAACGCTATGGTATAAGCCAGCCAACAGCGTGGGGCTTTATGCATAAAGTTCGTTTAGCTATGCAAAGTAGCGAGCAATCTCCTATGACTGAGACAGTCCATGTTGATGAGTTTGTTGTAGGGGGATACGAACAAGGAAAACCAGGAAGAAGTTACGACACCAAAAAAGCTAAAGCAGTGATAGCTGTAGAGTTAAATACTGAAAGAAAAGTAAAAAGAGCCTATGTTAAGTGTATTGACGATTACTCTGCTAAGTCATTAACTACTATATTCGAACAACACATTTCAGAAGATGCTAATGTAGTTACAGATAAATGGAGGGGATACAATCCCTTGAAAAAAAAGTATAACATCACTCAAAAAGAAAGTGATAAAGGTGCTAATTTTAAAGAATTACACGTGATAATTCACCAACTTAAATCCTGGATTAGAACTGTACCTTCACATATCAATAAGAAATACATCCAAGCTTACTTTAATGAGTTCGTATATAGATTAAATAGATCCTTATTTAAGGAAACTATTTTTCATAACACAATTGTAAAGATGGTTAAAGCGAAACCAACTACTTTAAATATGATTAGCGGAAACTAA
- a CDS encoding phage integrase SAM-like domain-containing protein — MAGITFLYRSSKDRANLILRLRYTYKNIKHTLDTDSKVEVTKEYWENIHLKNSIRDINKKNEKLVLEQYLFKIENFILKEVEEIEAKRISKRWLDKKIKLFYNPSLEQKIPTRIFKYIDYYLEYRKHELSSCHIKKYTTLKNKIRRLEKAFDEQIHFNTINEKFRKKFESYYKENEYSQNTLQREFVSIKTLCNHARSLGVHTNMLYDTLTFKKYRNEHIIFFTKDELDKICYYEFEDEFKYLETARDWLVISCYTGQRVSDFMRFKSEMIMKMEGRKILQIQQKKTKKHISVPLHSEVERILDYRNGEFPKALVDQEYNKQIKELTELIGINDLVHGGMAVQTKHGYRKKVVKAEKYNFVTTHIGRRTFATLYYGKMPTSLLKDLTGHSTEAMLLTYIGKNKLESAVSAFKYIDTL, encoded by the coding sequence ATGGCAGGAATTACCTTTCTATATCGTTCTTCTAAAGATAGGGCTAACTTAATTCTAAGATTAAGGTACACCTATAAAAACATTAAGCATACTTTAGATACTGATTCAAAAGTTGAAGTTACTAAAGAGTATTGGGAGAATATTCATCTAAAAAACAGCATCCGCGATATTAACAAAAAAAACGAGAAGCTTGTTCTTGAACAATATCTATTCAAAATAGAGAATTTTATATTAAAAGAAGTCGAGGAGATAGAGGCTAAACGTATTAGTAAAAGATGGCTTGATAAAAAGATCAAGTTATTTTATAATCCTTCTCTTGAGCAAAAGATACCTACGCGTATATTTAAATATATCGACTATTATTTAGAATACCGTAAACATGAATTATCAAGTTGTCACATAAAAAAGTACACTACACTTAAAAATAAGATTAGAAGGTTGGAAAAGGCCTTTGATGAACAAATTCATTTTAACACCATCAATGAAAAGTTTAGAAAAAAATTTGAATCTTATTATAAAGAGAATGAGTATTCCCAAAATACTCTACAACGTGAATTTGTGAGTATAAAAACTTTATGTAATCACGCTAGAAGCTTAGGCGTTCATACTAATATGTTATATGATACTTTGACTTTTAAAAAATATAGAAATGAACATATCATTTTTTTTACAAAAGATGAACTTGATAAAATTTGCTATTATGAGTTTGAAGATGAATTCAAGTATTTAGAAACTGCAAGAGATTGGCTTGTAATTAGTTGTTACACAGGACAACGTGTATCTGATTTTATGCGATTCAAAAGTGAGATGATTATGAAAATGGAAGGGCGAAAAATTCTTCAAATTCAACAAAAGAAAACAAAGAAACATATTAGTGTTCCACTTCATTCTGAAGTTGAAAGGATATTGGATTATAGAAATGGTGAATTTCCTAAAGCACTTGTTGATCAAGAATACAATAAGCAAATTAAGGAATTAACGGAACTTATAGGTATTAATGACTTAGTACATGGCGGTATGGCTGTCCAAACTAAGCATGGTTATAGAAAAAAGGTAGTTAAAGCAGAAAAATATAACTTTGTAACTACTCATATTGGACGAAGAACATTTGCTACATTGTATTATGGAAAAATGCCTACGTCTTTGCTTAAAGATTTAACAGGGCATTCAACCGAAGCTATGCTGCTAACTTATATAGGCAAAAATAAATTAGAAAGTGCAGTTTCAGCATTTAAGTACATAGATACATTATGA
- a CDS encoding helix-turn-helix transcriptional regulator, protein MKKSKEILKKLDYVLSLLESRVVTGIKEVLNIDDLQEYTGFKKSYIYKLVHTNAIPFSKPNGKFLYFQKSEIDQWLIKNKSLSEDSIKEKTQNYTLKKI, encoded by the coding sequence ATGAAAAAAAGTAAAGAAATTTTGAAAAAATTAGATTATGTTTTGAGTTTGTTAGAGAGTAGGGTAGTGACTGGTATAAAAGAAGTTTTAAATATCGATGACTTACAAGAATACACAGGGTTTAAAAAATCATATATCTACAAACTTGTTCACACTAATGCTATCCCATTTTCAAAACCAAATGGCAAATTCCTCTATTTTCAGAAATCTGAAATTGATCAATGGTTGATCAAAAACAAATCATTAAGTGAAGATTCTATAAAGGAAAAAACTCAGAACTACACATTGAAGAAAATTTAA